The sequence GCGGTATTCCCACGCCGATGTTCACACCCATCTTCGTGATGTCGCGTATAACCGGCTGGGCTGCCCACGTTATTGAGCAACGGAGCGATAATCGACTGATCCGTCCACGGGCAGATTACATTGGGCCCGAACCAAGATCGTTTGTCCCAACCGAAGAACGGACATAGAACCCGATTGGAGTGACAAGTTATAGCAACACCAAAAAATTAGGAGCAATACTCATGCTTACAACTATTGAAGGCGTATATCGCGATGGCAAGATTGAATTCTCACAAATACCCCATGATGTGTGCGATGGCACACCCGTTATTGTAACCTTTCTATCATCTGATTCTGTAGATTTACAGGAACGTGGTATTGATAGAGTACAGGCGGCAAGTTTGCGTGCCCAGTTAGCAACCTTTGCCGAAGACTGGGAAAGTCCTGAGATGAATGTCTATGACAACTATGACGAAACAAAATCCGACCTATAAACGCGGTGATGTAATCTTAGTGCTCTTTCCAAGTTCCAATTTGCTTACAGCCAAGCGAAGTCCGGCGTTAATCGTCCAAGCTGACAATCTCCAAACAGGTTTGCCGCAAGTGATCGTGGCGATGATTACTAGCAAGATGTTCCGCGCCAATCACCCCAGCCGTATCCCTATTTTACGTTCCACACAGGAGGGACAACAATCGGGGTTACTTACGGACTCAGTAGTAGTAACTGACAATCTTGCCACAA comes from Candidatus Poribacteria bacterium and encodes:
- a CDS encoding type II toxin-antitoxin system PemK/MazF family toxin, whose amino-acid sequence is MTKQNPTYKRGDVILVLFPSSNLLTAKRSPALIVQADNLQTGLPQVIVAMITSKMFRANHPSRIPILRSTQEGQQSGLLTDSVVVTDNLATIVESAIDRAIGSVPMIKIDLALRHTLNL